A stretch of the Lolium perenne isolate Kyuss_39 chromosome 3, Kyuss_2.0, whole genome shotgun sequence genome encodes the following:
- the LOC127346202 gene encoding telomere-binding protein 1 isoform X1, which yields MVVRKRLDYGSRGHQVPAMPRVPSSARGKRSTRRKKDEMCAFDLLATVAGSLLGDQENSSSVPNIGTSASSYARKKKSVKAEQGDDVLPLNSIAVGNCIVGSGGACASPRQTNICSAENSSTRNETDSVLESLTVEPNMLVKDSLFSCTKSCNRGHGLGGIPGCCPGALSLEANQLQVKQPKDGDAAALYSLVSSVDLDGRPPALVSSDSSSGMPLCSHDKDRNTSGLCRAEVQHAADKDDDENSSGCTHPCTTGNKSYAPHYTGDSSIRKLFASKFRKAARNRMCGEMSNKGSKQSFCGNKISTTRQKVQRAMFKRKKIVRRNFTASSTKGVLTDASGASFSVEGQNPGSEDYNVKLRIKSFTIPELFIEIPENATIGTLKRTVMDVVTSIIEGGLRVGVFLEGKNIQDDSKTLRQARICHGENLDNVDFTLECEAAHNSSPGVRTPEETDFLGADAMKPLAMIKCEEPFSETKASGNNQHSIVEMTMQETPGSSRAIVPVASPNADALAIVPVCKSKRATMGQRRIRRPFSLPEVESLVDAVEQLGTGRWRDVKMLAFDNTDHRTYVDLKDKWKTLVHTASISPQQRRGEPVPQGLLDRVLVAQAYWSQQQQLSGKASGQGSSSC from the exons ATGGTGGTGCGGAAGAGGTTGGATTATGGATCTCGCGGCCACCAGGTTCCCGCTATGCCGCGTGTTCCAAGCTCAGCCCGG GGGAAACGCTCAACGAGGAGAAAGAAAGACGAGATGTGTGCGTTTGATTTGCTTGCCACCGTAGCGGGATCACTGTTAGGGGATCAGGAGAACTCGTCCAGTGTTCCTAACATCGGTACATCAGCTTCAAGCTATGCCAGGAAGAAGAAATCAGTGAAAGCCGAACAGGGTGATGATGTTCTGCCGCTCAATTCCATAGCTGTGGGGAACTGTATAGTGGGTTCTGGTGGTGCCTGTGCCTCTCCTAGGCAAACTAACATCTGCTCTGCAGAAAACTCGTCGACACGAAATGAAACTGACTCAGTATTAGAGTCACTAACTGTGGAACCAAATATGTTGGTTAAGGACTCTTTGTTTAGTTGTACAAAATCGTGTAACCGTGGTCATGGTCTTGGCGGGATTCCAGGGTGCTGTCCTGGAGCACTGTCACTAGAGGCTAACCAATTGCAGGTGAAGCAACCTAAAGATGGTGATGCCGCAGCTCTGTACAGTTTGGTTAGCTCTGTGGATCTAGATGGCAGACCTCCTGCTTTGGTTAGCTCTGACAGTAGCTCAGGAATGCCTTTGTGCAGCCATGACAAAGACCGCAATACCTCCGGCTTATGTCGTGCTGAAGTACAGCATGCTGCAGATAAAGATGATGACGAAAATTCTTCCGGGTGCACCCATCCATGCACCACGGGAAATAAGAGTTACGCGCCACATTATACAGGCGATAGTAGTATAAGAAAGTTGTTTGCCTCCAAGTTCAGGAAGGCTGCACGTAATAGGATGTGTGGAGAGATGTCAAATAAAG GTAGCAAGCAAAGTTTCTGTGGAAATAAGATATCCACCACACGTCAAAAGGTACAAAGGGCAATGTTCAAGAGAAAAAAGATAGTGCGCCGTAATTTTACAGCATCTTCTACTAAGGGGGTTCTAACTGATG CCAGCGGGGCATCATTTTCTGTGGAAGGTCAAAATCCTGGATCTGAGGACTACAATG TTAAGCTAAGAATCAAGTCATTCACCATCCCTGAACTGTTCATTGAGATCCCTGAAAATGCAACAATTGGTACGTTGAAG AGAACTGTAATGGACGTTGTTACTAGTATAATTGAAGGCGGCCTCCGTGTTGGTGTCTTTCTTGAAGGAAAGAATATTCAAGATGACAGCAAGACACTTCGTCAAGCTAGAATTTGCCACGGAGAAAATCTGGATAATGTAGATTTCACACTGGAGTGTGAAGCTGCACATAACTCTTCCCCTGGGGTCAGAACACCAGAGGAAACAGATTTTCTTGGTGCAGATGCCATGAAACCATTAGCCAT GATAAAGTGTGAAGAGCCTTTTTCTGAAACTAAGGCCAGTGGTAACAACCAGCATTCTATTGTGGAAATGACCATGCAAGAAACACCAGGGAGCTCACGAGCCATTGTCCCTGTTGCCTCTCCAAACGCAGATGCTCTAGCCATTGTTCCTGTCTGTAAGTCAAAGCGAGCCACCATGGGGCAAAGGCGCATAAGGAGGCCTTTCTCTTTGCCTGAGGTGGAGTCCCTAGTGGACGCTGTTGAACAGCTTGGAACAGGAAG GTGGAGAGACGTTAAAATGCTCGCGTTTGACAATACTGATCATAGGACTTATGTTGACCTTAAG
- the LOC127346202 gene encoding telomere-binding protein 1 isoform X2, which yields MVVRKRLDYGSRGHQVPAMPRVPSSARGKRSTRRKKDEMCAFDLLATVAGSLLGDQENSSSVPNIGTSASSYARKKKSVKAEQGDDVLPLNSIAVGNCIVGSGGACASPRQTNICSAENSSTRNETDSVLESLTVEPNMLVKDSLFSCTKSCNRGHGLGGIPGCCPGALSLEANQLQVKQPKDGDAAALYSLVSSVDLDGRPPALVSSDSSSGMPLCSHDKDRNTSGLCRAEVQHAADKDDDENSSGCTHPCTTGNKSYAPHYTGDSSIRKLFASKFRKAARNRMCGEMSNKGSKQSFCGNKISTTRQKVQRAMFKRKKIVRRNFTASSTKGVLTDVKLRIKSFTIPELFIEIPENATIGTLKRTVMDVVTSIIEGGLRVGVFLEGKNIQDDSKTLRQARICHGENLDNVDFTLECEAAHNSSPGVRTPEETDFLGADAMKPLAMIKCEEPFSETKASGNNQHSIVEMTMQETPGSSRAIVPVASPNADALAIVPVCKSKRATMGQRRIRRPFSLPEVESLVDAVEQLGTGRWRDVKMLAFDNTDHRTYVDLKDKWKTLVHTASISPQQRRGEPVPQGLLDRVLVAQAYWSQQQQLSGKASGQGSSSC from the exons ATGGTGGTGCGGAAGAGGTTGGATTATGGATCTCGCGGCCACCAGGTTCCCGCTATGCCGCGTGTTCCAAGCTCAGCCCGG GGGAAACGCTCAACGAGGAGAAAGAAAGACGAGATGTGTGCGTTTGATTTGCTTGCCACCGTAGCGGGATCACTGTTAGGGGATCAGGAGAACTCGTCCAGTGTTCCTAACATCGGTACATCAGCTTCAAGCTATGCCAGGAAGAAGAAATCAGTGAAAGCCGAACAGGGTGATGATGTTCTGCCGCTCAATTCCATAGCTGTGGGGAACTGTATAGTGGGTTCTGGTGGTGCCTGTGCCTCTCCTAGGCAAACTAACATCTGCTCTGCAGAAAACTCGTCGACACGAAATGAAACTGACTCAGTATTAGAGTCACTAACTGTGGAACCAAATATGTTGGTTAAGGACTCTTTGTTTAGTTGTACAAAATCGTGTAACCGTGGTCATGGTCTTGGCGGGATTCCAGGGTGCTGTCCTGGAGCACTGTCACTAGAGGCTAACCAATTGCAGGTGAAGCAACCTAAAGATGGTGATGCCGCAGCTCTGTACAGTTTGGTTAGCTCTGTGGATCTAGATGGCAGACCTCCTGCTTTGGTTAGCTCTGACAGTAGCTCAGGAATGCCTTTGTGCAGCCATGACAAAGACCGCAATACCTCCGGCTTATGTCGTGCTGAAGTACAGCATGCTGCAGATAAAGATGATGACGAAAATTCTTCCGGGTGCACCCATCCATGCACCACGGGAAATAAGAGTTACGCGCCACATTATACAGGCGATAGTAGTATAAGAAAGTTGTTTGCCTCCAAGTTCAGGAAGGCTGCACGTAATAGGATGTGTGGAGAGATGTCAAATAAAG GTAGCAAGCAAAGTTTCTGTGGAAATAAGATATCCACCACACGTCAAAAGGTACAAAGGGCAATGTTCAAGAGAAAAAAGATAGTGCGCCGTAATTTTACAGCATCTTCTACTAAGGGGGTTCTAACTGATG TTAAGCTAAGAATCAAGTCATTCACCATCCCTGAACTGTTCATTGAGATCCCTGAAAATGCAACAATTGGTACGTTGAAG AGAACTGTAATGGACGTTGTTACTAGTATAATTGAAGGCGGCCTCCGTGTTGGTGTCTTTCTTGAAGGAAAGAATATTCAAGATGACAGCAAGACACTTCGTCAAGCTAGAATTTGCCACGGAGAAAATCTGGATAATGTAGATTTCACACTGGAGTGTGAAGCTGCACATAACTCTTCCCCTGGGGTCAGAACACCAGAGGAAACAGATTTTCTTGGTGCAGATGCCATGAAACCATTAGCCAT GATAAAGTGTGAAGAGCCTTTTTCTGAAACTAAGGCCAGTGGTAACAACCAGCATTCTATTGTGGAAATGACCATGCAAGAAACACCAGGGAGCTCACGAGCCATTGTCCCTGTTGCCTCTCCAAACGCAGATGCTCTAGCCATTGTTCCTGTCTGTAAGTCAAAGCGAGCCACCATGGGGCAAAGGCGCATAAGGAGGCCTTTCTCTTTGCCTGAGGTGGAGTCCCTAGTGGACGCTGTTGAACAGCTTGGAACAGGAAG GTGGAGAGACGTTAAAATGCTCGCGTTTGACAATACTGATCATAGGACTTATGTTGACCTTAAG